The Homalodisca vitripennis isolate AUS2020 unplaced genomic scaffold, UT_GWSS_2.1 ScUCBcl_388;HRSCAF=2272, whole genome shotgun sequence genome contains the following window.
agaaatttattgcTGTCTCTTATTACCATTATCTCAGCagttggaaaattttaatatggAAATGATTTGTCAcagatgataaaaaaaattagtcaAACAGATTTTTGTGTTAGGTAAAGATAATTAACACtctcatcttcatttgttatagTGTAACATAGACACCTGGAACTTGATGtgttaatatacagggtgattgaaaattaaaatttacacctACTAAATGTTGCTGTATTTTAGATATGTAAAATATGTGCCATTCTTACTAGCTACATAGAGCtacactaataataatagttttcaaaacttGTGGCTCTCAAACGAAGGGGAGGGGgtaatacaaaattttcaaatagcacttGTAGTTTTTTAACATATCATTTTATATACGTATTATATGTACAAACATTATTTGGGTAATTGCTAATGAGAACTGTGGTATTAGGGAGGGATTAGTTGGTAAAACCTATAACCTCGTGtcgcttttaaaattttttacgtaTGCAACGTTCTTATATAATCAGTTTATGacaggttttaaaaaatttctaatggTTTACCTGATAAGTCTGGTTTCTTCAGTTACCAAATACTGAGTTCCTACTGAGATTAGTTGTAATTTTTGTTCAGAATAATGTGTATAATTTAGTTTCTCggataattaaaacatattatgtaaaaagaGAAACGCGTAGAAGTCGTCCCACTCTGTGGACAAGAATAAACAGAATGGTGCTATAGAAGCTTTTAATAATAGACATCCTGGCCATACTATTATCAGGACAGCAGCCGTCAAATTAATTCAGTAGTTTCAGTGAAGTGGGAGTAATGTAGATGAACCGGTAAACCCAATATAGCTGAAGGAGCATTTTACCATCCCGCAACAGTCAGCTATAAGTTTTGCGCATAAACACACAACTTAACACTTTAGTTAATAAATAAGGCATTAAAGGTAAATGTTTTActcttataaataacaataacaatatactaataaaatagcTGAATGAAGATTATTTTGATAGAATGCTGTAATTTTATGAGATCATGACGCAGAGGCTGAAACAAGAGCTGTATATTCTtctaaaattcctttttttactaACGAAGCATAATTTCCTTTTAATCCCAAGTTACCCGATATATTTGTAGGTTTTTGGAACAATAGAACCCTGACTTGTACTAGGAAGGCTATACCCAACAccaaaagaaattaaacatatcaCTCGGTATGATTGGTAATAGGGACCTttgttatgtttatgtattatgtGTTTAGTTTAGATGATGTAATATTTCAACATGATAGAATCGCCCCCATTAAAAAACTGTAAGCGGGTTCTTAACCCAGCAAATCCCTAACCATTTAATTTGCTGGAGAGGAAGTATAATATAAAAGCTTAAGTTTCATTATTAGAATTCCTATTAATAGGCTATAAACGTTTTCCAGGATATTGGTAATTTACATTGGAAACTAAAtctgtttaaaactatttatattgtttgatcTTCATGGAACATCgaattgaaatttagtttttcttacaaaaaagcatgtatatatttattgcacacaagccaaattgaaatattaattaaaaatgatttatttcattgttatttatgttgtaagttaaaaaaaaacaaaacaaaaatattacctttCTAAAGGCAGAATACTCTTAAAGACTTTATTAGTTAAAGACTTTATCAGTTAAAGACTATATGTAAAAGAGTTGGTCCTTTAAAGTTATCCATTTTCTGATGTGTACATTGCACATAAAGTAAGAAAATACTAGctacaaaaagtataaataacattaaaaatttctaagacctcatttatataatacaaacgTTAATGAGTGTGTACCCGATATTTATAATActgcattaaattttaaatttgtcttacttgaatattatttttCGTAAATCAGCATTATAAATGACCGCAACTCGATGAGAGCCTCTAGCTCATCTGTTATCTTGGGTTACGTTGCGGCTCGCTCCccattaataatacatttatgatCCTCTTCTCGTAGTAACAGTACGATAAATATCTCTCGGTTttcattataaaactgtaaagtaTTACATGTAATCTTCTCCTCTGGTTTACTCCGAATATAAATTCTaactaatttaaagaaaactatacCTACTTAGTACCGGCCACCATTCGGCCTCAGGATTTATCGTAAGGTTTTTcctaatagatttaaataaaatattgaacaaattgaaaaatgttgaaaatgtatatgatttttatcaaatatgacgttcaaatataatattcttgtcccattgatcaatattttattatgtatttgttgACGTCATCCTCTTGTCGAGACTATTGAATTGTATTGCGTATTACGATGTCcttctatttaaaaattcactAGCTCGTTAAATGTAGTGTTGTCTAACcgaatgtaaaattaataaatatcaaattattgttccaatatttaaaagttatttttctagtataaagtgttttataaatgtagGCACTTAATAACTTATTGCGCCTAATATCTTATGCAGTATGATGATAAAACTAGTAATGACattaagtaagtttattttggtttttaatgtaacagaaatattatatatattattatatgactTGCATGGCAGCACATTACTTTAAATCCGTAATTCGgttgttaaagttttaatatttttgccagAAGTCGAGCGCTTAAACCAATAAAAGGCATTATTCGTGCCTTTAAATAATCTATTCGCAACGcttttaacttcaataaatacATGCTAAATACTAAGCGAGTACACTTTTACATAAATCACAATACTATGTCTAGTATATGTAAAGTAATGTTAACtttaattatagatattttttcacctttaatattgttattgttgacaaagtactttataaatatatagagcAGTGTAATATGAGGCCAAGTAACAAGAAAATCGCAAAATATTTCCCACCGAGTCCCCTCTGTAGAGATAGGAGAGGGAACCGCTATTTATTAGTCAACAGATCGTTAGTTTAACGTTTTCGCTCTGATACATGATACGTGATCATAAAACAAGTAGGCCTATACACAGCGACGATTTACATATGACATTATAATTCGTTGccctgtataaaaaataaatactaataataataaaagcttCGTTGAAGAATAAATACTGTGTGTCCATAAAGTTGTGTTacactttaaatttgttatagttttagtGATTGCAGGCCTATGAAACagatataagttaaaaaaatgtttataaagtttGGTTTTAATAAGCTGAGTTAGCCACTGTTCTTATCTGTGGGTAAAAGTTTCACAAAAACAGCCATaatagtaaaactttataaagaaaaatcCAACATATTATTTCGTGACTAGCAAAGTTTTTAATGTGATTTCAGTGCAAAGTGAGTATCGTCGAGTTTTTCATAAAACTCGCTTTGGCAGACGCAGCATTTAATTGTGTGATAGTACGTTTAAGAAAACAGATATCTTATTGGACAAAACGTGGATAGGTAGGTTATAAACAGGAGATAAAGCcgtttaaaacattcaaaactgtTTGGTTAAAAGTCCAAGAAAATCGAGCGGTAATATTGGGATGAGTTGGATGTCTATGTTTTaaagaaaaggtttaaaaataataatttaaaacctcaagtATTGCATGCTTTGAACCAGATGACAAATTAAAGACGTATGACTTTACTCTTGTTATtctgtattacatttataaactggGTGATAATTTTATAAACGGAAACATTTTAGTGTTGGTGTTAAACTTCACTTGTTTGGGAATTTACATCGCCATAGCGTTCGTATCTTGAAAACTGAAAGCAATGAGTTAGAGCTGCCATTGAATTAGTTACTCCATAAGTCCtgatacaaatttgaaataaggTAAACATTTGTTTGGACGTCTAAAGGCTATAATTGTGCTGCAATTGAGCTCGGAGAAACAGAATCAAACATGTCTAAAGTAATCTTTAATCCTGTGCTAATCTCATTCGTGTGCTGTATatacttatgtaaataaaatgatttaaaagtgtgacatgaccTTGTGGATACACTGCATAAAGATTATGCTCAATTATTACATCACGCTGATAaacttttttgtaactttttcggaataatgtttattatagaGTAGATAAGATAGAAGCTTTTTACTTAAATCAGTAATGAGTCAGTCGTTGCAGAGGACGGTCGTGCAGCAGGTGCTCTCCCTTATCTGATTAATGTGATTGTGTTGAACATTAGAGGAGTTTTATTTTCACGTTTCAAGTGTGTTGCTCAGATCTGTCAATTAAAATCCACGCGTTTGTTGCTAAACGAATTTTTGATTACTTCAGTTGAGAATCAGTGTTTACTGTTGTGCATTTTGGGGGCGTGTTTCATCATGTCTGACTGTGTTGTTTGTTCAACGCCTGTACAAAACCGTGCTAGGATTGCGTGCTCTGATTTTAAGAGACTATGTCACGGTAACTGTGTTAATATGACCAAACAAGATATTGATTGTATTTTTAGTGAGAAGCAAGTGTGGCGCTGTCCACCATGTCAAGACACCAGAAGAATACGTATGAGCGCAGTTACAACGGCAGGGAAAGGTGAAGCTGATACATCACAGGTAATTCTCATGCTTAAAAAGATGGAAGCCCAGTTTAATACTTCTTTtgaattttctaataaaaagatCGATGACCAACTAAATTAATCAAGGACCAATCAGAAAAAATGGACGAATTTCTAAAAACTATTGGTGAGTTGAAGcaggaaaacattaatttaaagtcAAAAATCACTACATTAGAATCTCAGTTAGAGGATGTTGAGCGGTACAGTCGTTTGAACTCGGTGGAAATATTCGGCGTACCTGAGGGTAAAAATGAAGATACCTACGAGGTGGTAAAGAACATAGGCGTGGCCTTGGACCTTACTGTAACTCGAGGGAGCATTGATGTTTGTCATCGCCTAGGAAGACCCGCAGGTGAAAGCGATAGACGCCCCCGAGGGATCATTGTAAAATTTGTGAGGAgagaacataaaattaaatttctggcaAAACGTAAGGTGAAGAGGAATTTCTCAACTCAGCATCTGGGGATTGAACAGCCGGCACAACCTGTCTACATAAATGAGAATTTGAGTCCAGGAAGGAGGAAGTTGTATGCTGCTGCGAGAGAGGCTAAGAAGACGAAGAAGTACACGTATCTCTGGATTCAAAACGGGAACATCTTGATGAGGAAGGACCAGGAATCATCAGTTGTGAGAATTGCTTCCATGGACGGCTTGGATGGATTGTAAGTTTGTTCTATATTACCTTATGTGTGTTCAGTTTTGGTGTGGCTatgtttcatttatatacatgtatacagtACCTTTTTCGTCAGTCCTTTTAATTGGGAGAGATCAATAAGTACATATATCAATAAAAGTATAGCCAATGAGTAATGAATCTTTTAAAGAGATTAagttacattttctaataataaacagTCGTTTTGCATTTTCCATCAGAATATTAGAAGTCTCCGAGAAAACTTCGATAGTTTCTTAATTTACTTagattctttaaataaatgtCCAGAAATAATTGTGCTGACTGAAATATGGATATCTGATTCGGAACTGTTATCTTATCAGTTGGTTGGATATAATCATTTTGCAAAATGTAACATGACTTATCGGTCGGACGGGGTTATTGTCTTCGTGTTTGAGTTGTTTTTGTCTCATGGGTTTTCCGTGGGTATGATGGCGGCTGACGCTGACAAGATAACGGTGGACATTGGCCTTGGCCGGTCTCTCTCGGTTATAGGGATTTACAGGATTCACTTGTACCAtgttagagattttttaaatgaattgaaGGATGTTTTGAATTTGTcattagaaaaaaatcttttagtaaTTGGGATATTAATTTGTGTGTTTTAGAGAAGTCAAATATTGTAGATGAGTATCAAACTTTAATGAGTAATAATGGCATGAATCAACTTATAAACTCACCTACAAGAGGAAACCGATgtatagaacatatttattttagatcAAGAGATAACATCGATTTTTAGTCTTTTGTTCTAAAGTCTGGTAAAAGTGACCATGATgtagttttatgtaatttgtttgttCAAAACACTCAGAATAGTGTGGGTGATAAAGATAAACCtacaataaaaatagattttaagatgTTAGAATATTTGTTAAGTTTGGAAAATTGGCtgcaggtttattttaaaaaaaaacaatgtttcagaGGCCTTTGATgagttttttaaagatatttaggagtattattgatgaataaaaatatgtaagtggTCGccgaaaatttgttaaaatattgaaacctTGGATGACATACGAGTTATGTTGCAGGCAAcagtttagaaacaaattatacaaGAAAGTAAAAAGAAATCCAAATAATGCAAATCTCATACAACGCTTTACAGACTACTCTTTGTGTTTGAAAAAATGATATGTCAGATCAAAAAAACAGTCACTAccacaatttatttgaaaaacataaaaacaatacgaaaaaacAATGGCTTGTAATTAATAGTGTTTTGGGCCTGAATAATAAGGAGaataatttagtttgtattataaaGATGGATGGATCTGTTGAAATACAGGACCCAGGCCTTatggcaagtgaatttaatatGTTCTTTATCAGCGTAGTTAGGAAATTGATGAATGCATTAGATACGGATGATGGGATTGATTTGCTTGAGTATCAGAGTACCTTTCCTACAAACAATTCATtgaattctttttttatgtttcttactaGTGAAAATTTGGTTCAGTCTATTATTGGAAAACTAAGTACCAATAGTTTCCAGGAATAGATGGCGTTTCGGCTCATGTTATTAAGTTTTCAAGTAGATAtatttgtactgtattgactcaaATGATCAATTTAAGCTTTATAACTGGGGAGTTTCCACGATGTTTAAAGACAGCAGTGGTTATTCCTTTATTTAGGAAGGGCGTAAAAACGGTGTACcgttttttatagcacatatatattaaattatatatggagctaatactttataaattaaacaacttttcggaaatacttggtttattccgaaattcaagtttaccaaaaaaaattaacaaagtttacaaacttttgattcgattttcttcaaaacttcacacacaatcgaacaaatctaattaagagtctgattaaaaatgaattaaaaattaaaatgaaactaaaattttatacttctcaaaaaaatggttttaaattaacaaaataaaataaaagttctcttctcaaaatactcaaaatcaatataacacaaaacttgatattaactttatgaccaaaatttaattcacaatacttcaaaaaatgtaattaattctcagactctgaaagatgggaaactttaaaaattttaattacaacagtataaaaaatcaaagatattaactaaacgctgtacgggacttactactttgaagattacggaggctgatagggatttaatacgcactgaagaaaaattaaaaaacttgaattaaatttacacgcgataaaaaatggaatttactctaaatcccacactatagggttagaggaagagctgcgattctcaacaggaccttgtcgtcgtggcttcaagactcgaactgaatcctccagcgagccgggaggaacgcatcatcacccgatacgtcactgaccgatcagctgattgccggtccaactgaacaaacaaagtccccgcaccgcgtctagttaataagagcctacttcctaccgcgattcagcataaatgaatttgaactatggtacatatttccctagcccgaagctgcaatcacggtaggaacctaaacctttaaacactcatcccggactaagtacaataatatccctccacatgcacacttttaaataacaattcttttgtacttatcactacgtggaggctgtgatgtgtagtccgaggagtgatgtggtagaaggtgtccgacgtccagtgtgggtccccaggtagccatcgcagggGATGTGGtgggtgaggagtcgaggcaggtagcttctccaatgattgtacggccggtgcagtgcggcggcctcgttgatctcgtggttggctggctctggttcgctaatagcactgctacctgctcctccaatctaataacaatttcagccagcgaggcattgagctcttggaggacattccttttacaaaatattccctccgtataattgtatggctgtcagtctttcacggtgttcttattgtacgcctgcgccagtgtcacgaatgtaaaccatttaccagatgttgttaattacaatacaatcaatttacagggattacaatggcacaataaatcaattgtttacacacaataaacctcatatagtgataaaaaacaatattaccctgtccttctacatttgaaggaacagggaagaaatatcactatcaatacaactcattgtacaccaaaaaaatattaccctgtccttctctattggaaggaacaggggacaacaacaccacaacattaccaaaattaccctgtccttctacatttgaaggaacagggaagaaatatatctcatgatatatcacaatacatcagaatacatctgtgtatttactttatacaccattaatgccattcattgtccctgaaaattacatggtttacaacaacacttctattacacacttacactggcattttatattatgacttctcatcttagccatacaatgtgctgaaataaaaaacgtcgccacatcacccttttatattccattatttatttttactattataataagctactggactctcatacttaacttgttttgtgttttgggccaaattaatacataattatataatcaattcttgaagttaatttagaaataaattatattgccaatttattgttttttagacccatcttcaattccttttcgacaatataatttcctgaaaataaaacatactgacctttgccccgagctaatgtttattgagttctcaactttcactttttagtactttaactttaattgtgaaacatgtactttcttcactgatctttcatcctttatatcctgaactataaaggtcacttctgttaatttatatataatcctgtagggtccacaaaaccgtttgccatttttgcctgaaatttttccgctttgttactcagccagtgtgtcttcacgtatacaaggcttccaactttgaatgggtgttcacattccttatcactatagcctgccctcttcctgttagccgaaatggactttttttaagttcaacacagttctttgaaacctatccaaattatccggctttgacacatcacagtccaataaatcattaatattccaTCTGTTGGTCCAATTccaagttaggcctatttccgaacataattaatttcgtatggtgaatttttagtagcttccgaggtcgcacaatttatcgctaattgtaattcagttaatttggtgtcccacttagtttgatccgaattaaagtaaatttttaacatctgttttactgtcctcaactgacgttcacttttgttttccctgtggtacaaatggagttacaaattgatgattgattccccgggcgaataaatagttctttagttcgacacttctaaaacactgtgcattgtcccgacactatatttttgcaatatgcaaaatttttaaaaatttcactttctaatacttttattattgatttacttttcgcgTCTTTTTATCgcacttaaaaataccatttttgaatggtccgtcaagtacaatcaggatattattatttccactactagacctggttaaagggccaaaaatgtctatgtacaatttaTCCATGGGCCTAGCTGATACACCAGAAATCAGTTTGCCATGATAAACCTTAccggttttcgctaacgcacaagcttcgcacatttttaccttgtcttttatcagcccggcaagatccgcatggtaaaataaatcgcatatctttctggtagtttttaatattccatagtggccCCCGATTTCCGACTCATGGTAATACTTTAAACacaccatatctactaaatgttctggtagacatatctttggcttactagtaggcttatacttctatacatcacaactcccttacacaagaaatattttttcagagttagtaccacaaccttttatactattatatatttttcgtattatattgtcctgggtttggtgaaccttaaagtccgtataagctagtggaaaattacctacgctatttacaaatacactatttacattttcttccttaattgctactccttatgctattgtccgttacactatcattttctataccgtactggtattcttcaatttcctccacactttgcatcttatctctacattcaaatagtctagataaatagtctgccaccgcattgtcttttgattttacgtgtttaatttgaaatggtaggctcaaaattgtagctgcccacctacctaattttcctaatttcctaaaattgcctagtacccacgctagtgcactattgtccgttattagcgtaaaaggccttacttctaggtagctgcgaaatttgtttatcgcgcataccactgcaagtgcttccttttggtacacagtcaagtttctttgttcggattcattgaatttttttgaataataagccactggtttattctcaccttctatttcctgcattaaacacagcttcctgctgccttgtcactcgcatccgtacataggataaatggcttattataatctggtattattaataccggtggtgtacttacgctttcctttaagctgttgaagctctcctggcactcctgagtccactcaaatatttcctattctttttctcagttcatttagacatgctgccttgtctgcatagtttgggatgaactttgcgaaatagctcaccgctccgataaatctacttacgccttttgcgtcctttagctctctcgcatctctaatggcagaagttctatccgggtcgactcttatctggtccttagagattaggtgacctaaaaacttgatctctttacatgcaaagctcaccttattcgggttaactgtaagtccatgtttggccagcctctccacaacatctctgacatgtttctatatgctctggtaaacttttactaaatattattatgtcatctacataatttaaagcatactgaaattttacaccttgcaacactttatttaataagcggctcattgttccgcttcccaagtgtaacccatatggtacacgattgaattcatatgattccaacggcgtaacaaaaccagttaaatgtttgctttttttccgtaagttttaattggtaaaatgaattactcaaatccaagtttgaaaaataagtacaccCTTGTAAGTAGTGGTATGATTCGTATACGtctccaattggatgttccactctcttcaacttactatttaattttgagtaattaatcaccattctagatttatcacttcccGTTTGGTTTACTAAAAATGCGgggctagcataatttgacacactgggtctaattatattctgtgccaacagttcatctaaaatttttcttaattcttgcagctttgggggggggatagcggatacggcttcaatctcactggctcggggtcgctgacttctaggtcaatttcgaagtcaatagcttgccctattttatcggtaaaaacttgaggggaattcgttaataatttttaaaatacccgcctttgccttattgcaccctaccacaatactctggttcacattatttataaggattgtattattctgaaataactcgaTTGTGACTTCTGGTTTAAAACTTAAACCAAaatatcctgttttaaatccaccaccatgccaggtttcttttataaaattttgaacccagaattattggccaa
Protein-coding sequences here:
- the LOC124370670 gene encoding uncharacterized protein LOC124370670, with translation MDEFLKTIGELKQENINLKSKITTLESQLEDVERYSRLNSVEIFGVPEGKNEDTYEVVKNIGVALDLTVTRGSIDVCHRLGRPAGESDRRPRGIIVKFVRREHKIKFLAKRKVKRNFSTQHLGIEQPAQPVYINENLSPGRRKLYAAAREAKKTKKYTYLWIQNGNILMRKDQESSVVRIASMDGLDGL